The Dioscorea cayenensis subsp. rotundata cultivar TDr96_F1 unplaced genomic scaffold, TDr96_F1_v2_PseudoChromosome.rev07_lg8_w22 25.fasta BLBR01001634.1, whole genome shotgun sequence genome window below encodes:
- the LOC120256766 gene encoding interactor of constitutive active ROPs 4-like, giving the protein MPRSRGTEMPQKQSPRAPLHLKTTVCSENNSTHRTKPRSDDRRSPRSPLHEKKRGTKVSDLETKLSNAEEELKKLREQLASAEAEKELAQVQLKEAMKQVQSTPEKSVNQHKEFVEEQSEGENLNICTTDVFEVVSESSIPAELVGEVQKEKENPDFVKDEEMMKTVVEEDEKVGDHEKQELLELRNKLAEAEKIVENLSMENENLKLQITEVAADVKAAHVKEEELGVKLSSMGEELKEIISKAEKLKEQLETTEKGKSALEAEMRRLKIQTEQWRKAAETAAAVLANDDGMMVEVNGRRVAERCGSMEKHFGGFVAAMDSPVITGDDDEAFAAGKRKSSGMKMFGDLWKKKGQNK; this is encoded by the exons atgccAAGGTCAAG aGGAACGGAGATGCCTCAAAAACAGTCTCCCCGAGCGCCCCTGCATCTCAAGACAACCGTTTGCTCCGAGAACAACAGCACTCACCGGACCAAGCCCAGATCCGATGATCGCCGTTCTCCGCGCAGCCCTCTCCATGAG AAGAAGAGAGGGACAAAGGTGTCAGACCTTGAAACTAAACTGTCTAATGCTGAGGAAGAGCTCAAAAAACTAAGGGAGCAGCTGGCTTCTGCTGAAGCTGAGAAAGAATTGGCTCAAGTTCAACTCAAGGAAGCCATGAAACAAGTTCAGTCAACTCCTGAGAAGTCTGTGAATCAACACAAAGAGTTTGTTGAGGAGCAGAGTGAAGGAGAGAATTTGAATATCTGTACAACTGATGTATTTGAGGTTGTTTCTGAATCATCTATTCCTGCTGAGCTAGTTGGAGAAGTGCAAAAGGAGAAGGAGAATCCAGACTTTGTGAAGGATGAGGAGATGATGAAAACAGTTGTTGAAGAGGATGAAAAAGTTGGTGATCATGAGAAACAAGAGTTGCTGGAATTGAGGAACAAATTGGCTGAGGCAGAAAAAATTGTCGAGAATTTGTCCATGGAGAATGAGAATCTGAAATTGCAGATTACAGAAGTGGCAGCAGACGTAAAGGCTGCACATGTTAAAGAGGAAGAACTGGGAGTGAAACTAAGTAGTATGGGAGAAGAGCTGAAGGAAATAATATCGAAAGCAGAGAAGTTGAAGGAACAACTAGAGACAACAGAGAAGGGAAAGTCAGCTTTGGAGGCGGAGATGAGACGGCTTAAAATACAGACAGAGCAATGGCGCAAGGCAGCTGAGACCGCGGCTGCTGTTTTGGCCAATGATGATGGAATGATGGTGGAAGTTAATGGGAGAAGAGTTGCGGAACGGTGTGGATCAATGGAAAAACATTTTGGAGGTTTTGTTGCGGCAATGGATTCTCCGGTGATCACCGGAGATGATGATGAGGCCTTTGCGGCAGGGAAGAGGAAGAGTAGTGGGATGAAGATGTTTGGAGACCTTTGGAAGAAGAAAGGCCAGAATAAGTAG